The following proteins come from a genomic window of Metarhizium brunneum chromosome 2, complete sequence:
- the TFCC gene encoding Tubulin-folding cofactor C — protein MDPKQKFYRHFQDSVAELQEQIDELEAVSAVAGERQEAIDHVLAGISKLQHEVSDAAEFTPSYDRKQYSDNIKNLSDKLNETVARVTPRSRFQFKRSSIGAHVDMGAPENDPRLHPGSLSRNTQSSSGERHQEARESDDTVGDLPSVAAIRDYNAELSQPSTQFVRKPSFSMARNIGIANQSHLHIILPSSAARATASGSLTDLKWCIVDMSVPTAQGKPFPGLALRNISNSLIVAGHVNGPVHITGVADSIIVVTARQVRIHECKNVDIYLHCTSHPIIEDCTGMRFAQLPKCYSIEGESSKENQWDQVDDFKWLKAGQSPNWTTLSDAEALDEALWTNVVPGQPGVSVEETLKKVGIPRQ, from the exons ATGGACCCAAAACAGAAGTTCTATCGTCATTTCCAGGACAGCGTAGCAG AGCTTCAGGAGCAAATAGATGAGTTGGAGGCCGTGTCCGCCGTCGCAGGCGAACGGCAGGAAGCCATCGACCATGTTCTTGCTGGCATAAGCAAGCTCCAGCACGAGGTTTCTGACGCGGCAGAGTTCACGCCCTCGTATGATCGGAAGCAATACTCAGAT AACATCAAGAACCTCTCTGATAAGCTCAATGAAACCGTGGCCAGGGTCACACCAAGGTCTCGTTTCCAGTTTAAACGCTCCAGCATTGGCGCGCATGTCGATATGGGCGCGCCGGAAAATGACCCCCGCTTGCACCCAGGCAGTCTATCTCGAAACACGCAAAGTTCCTCTGGCGAAAGGCACCAGGAGGCCAGGGAGAGCGACGACACAGTTGGTGATCTCCCTTCTGTTGCCGCGATACGTGACTACAACGCCGAGCTCTCTCAGCCTAGTACGCAGTTTGTTAGGAAGCCAAGCTTCTCTATGGCAAGGAACATTGGCATTGCTAATCAGTCCCATCTGCACATCATTCTCCCATCTTCCGCGGCAAGGGCTACTGCGTCAGGGAGTTTGACGGATTTGAAGTGGTGCATTGTGGACATGTCCGTTCCTACAGCGCAGGGGAAGCCGTTTCCAGGATTGGCTTTGAGGAACATCTCAAACAGCCTGATTGTTGCCGGCCACGTCAACGGGCCAGTGCACATTACGGGTGTAGCGGACAGCATCATTGTGGTTACAGCACGGCAGGTTCGTATTCATGAGTGCAAGAATGTAGACATCTACCTGCACTGTACTAGTCATCCTATAATTGAAGACTGCACGGGTATGCGGTTTGCGCAACTACCCAAGTGTTAT TCAATCGAGGGCGAGTCGTCAAAGGAGAACCAGTGGGACCAAGTTGATGACTTCAAATGGCTCAAGGCTGGCCAGAGTCCGAACTGGACTACTCTTTCAGACGCCGAAGCTTTGGATGAGGCATTATGGACCAATGTCGTGCCTGGGCAGCCAGGTGTAAGTGTTGAAGAAACGCTGAAAAAGGTTGGTATACCTCGCCAGTAA
- the ipgm-1 gene encoding 2,3-bisphosphoglycerate-independent phosphoglycerate mutase → MSKTEQKACLIVIDGWGIPSEESPKDGDAIAAAKTPVMDELSNNAEGFTELDASSLAVGLPDGLMGNSEVGHLNIGAGRVVWQDVVRIDQTIKKGELDDNQAIKKTFQGAAAGNGRLHLCGLVSHGGVHSKQEHLYALLRAAKKYQVPKVFIHFFGDGRDTDPKSGAGYMQELVDYLKEVGIGQIATVVGRYFAMDRDKRWERVEIALKGMCHGEGEASEDPVATVKARYERGGNKDKDEFLTPIIVGGDEARIKDDDTVFFFNYRSDRVRQITQLLGDVDRSVLEDFKYPKINKLVTMTTYKTDYPFKVAFEPQRMGNVLAEWLGKQNVEQVHVAETEKYAHVTFFFNGGVEKVFPLETRDQDQDLVPSNKSVATYDLAPEMSADGVADQVVKRLGEQKFPFVMNNFAPPDMVGHTGVYEAAIIGCEATDKAIGKILEGCKKEGYILFITADHGNAEEMKFADGKPKTSHTTNKVPFIMANAPEGWSLKKQGGVLGDVAPTILAAMGLPQPDEMTGESLLDKNLKRGTQ, encoded by the exons ATGTCCAAGACCGAGCAGAAGGCTTGCCTCA TCGTCATTGATGGATGGGGTATTCCCTCCGAAGAATCTCCCAAGGATGGCGACGCCAttgcggcggccaagacCCCCGTGATGGACGAGCTTTCGAACAATGCCGAGGGTTTCACCGAGCTGGACGCCTCTTCCCTGGCAGTTGGTCTGCCTGATGGTCTTATGGGCAACTCCGAAGTCGGTCACTTGAATATTGGAGCCGGTCGTGTCGTTTGGCAGGACGTCGTTCGTATTGATCAGACCATCAAGAAGGGCGAATTGGACGACAatcaagccatcaagaagaCATTCCAGGGCGCCGCTGCCGGTAAtggtcgtcttcatctgTGCGGTCTCGTATCTCATGGCGGTGTG CACTCCAAGCAGGAACACTTGTATGCCCTCCTGAGGGCCGCCAAGAAGTACCAGGTTCCCAAAGTCTTTATTCACTTCTTTGGTGACGGCCGTGATACCGACCCCAAGTCCGGCGCTGGCTACATGCAGGAGCTCGTTGATTACCTCAAGGAGGTCGGCATAGGCCAGATTGCTACCGTAGTCGGTCGATACTTCGCCATGGATCGGGATAAGAGATGGGAGCGTGTTGAGATTGCCTTGAAGGGTATGTGccacggcgagggcgaggccaGCGAGGACCCTGTTGCCACCGTCAAGGCCCGATACGAGCGCGGCGgaaacaaggacaaggacgaaTTCCTGACTCCCATCATTGTTGGGGGCGATGAGGCCAGAATCAAGG ATGATGACactgtcttcttcttcaactaCCGCTCTGACCGTGTTCGACAAATCACCCAGCTACTCGGTGATGTCGATCGATCTGTTCTTGAGGATTTCAAGTACCCCAAGATCAACAAGCTCGTCACCATGACTACCTACAAGACCGATTACCCCTTCAAAGTTGCATTTGAACCCCAGCGCATGGGCAATGTCCTTGCTGAGTGGTTGGGCAAGCAAAATGTGGAGCAGGTTCACGTTGCTGAAACCGAGAAGTATGCCCACGTTACATTCTTCTTCAACGGTGGTGTTGAGAAGGTGTTCCCTCTGGAAACCCGagaccaggaccaggacctTGTGCCTTCCAACAAGTCGGTAGCTACCTACGATCTGGCCCCGGAAATGTCTGCAGATGGCGTTGCCGATCAGGTTGTCAAACGCTTGGGCGAACAGAAGTTCCCCTTCGTCATGAACAACTTTGCTCCCCCGGACATGGTTGGCCACACTGGTGTCTACGAAGCCGCCATTATTGGCTGCGAGGCCACTGACAAGGCTATCGGCAAGATTCTTGAGGGCTGCAAGAAGGAGGGCTACATCCTCTTTATTACTGCTGATCACGGCAATGCTGAGGAGATGAAGTTTGCTGATGGCAAGCCCAAGACCAGCCACACCACCAACAAGGTgccattcatcatggccaatgCTCCTGAGGGCTGGAGCTTGAAGAAGCAGGGCGGCGTCCTGGGAGACGTTGCCCCGACAATTCTTGCAGCCATGGGTCTTCCTCAGCCTGACGAGATGACTGGCGAGTCGCTGCTTGACAAGAACCTTAAGAGGGGTACCCAGTAA